The following proteins are co-located in the Halictus rubicundus isolate RS-2024b chromosome 1, iyHalRubi1_principal, whole genome shotgun sequence genome:
- the Sicily gene encoding NADH dehydrogenase (ubiquinone) complex I, assembly factor 6 homolog sicily, which produces MASRHCCFGGTIHINVKNIRKFSMNGRNFLNFRRITFLHIAKYSHVAKKQTPAEYCFDLVRKYDYENFLCTLSLIPQVRSAVFAIRALNVEVARVQDHIHDHKIGEMRLKFWSNALNSTFKGNPPRSPVLLELARILENHSLSIHYFQRLIDIRLEHLKNPMFLDLRAIEKYTEYSTSSIYYLILEAHSIHSVKAVHAASHMGKAHGIINIIRSIPYNAKNRVNMMPQDILMKHGVSTEAIFQGEVSQNLKNAIYDITSFGTKHLSMATSFSRDLDSDYTQHIFLPKVCLYSYIKKLSKADYNIFDTKLHRRNYLLALDLFVQKWFTVSK; this is translated from the exons ATGGCAAGCCGCCATTGTTGTTTTGGCGGAACTATACACATAAACGTGAAGAACATAAGAAAGTTCAGTATGAACGGacgaaattttctgaattttcgtCGAATTACGTTCTTACACATTGCAAAGTATTCACATGTAGCCAAAAAACAAACGCCGGCTGAATATTGTTTTGACTTAGTTAG AAAGTATGACTATGAAAATTTTCTATGCACATTATCGCTTATACCTCAAGTTAGATCTGCTGTATTCGCAATTCGTGCACTTAATGTGGAAGTGGCTCGAGTACAAGATCATATACATGACCATAAAATAGGAGAAATGAGATTGAAATTTTGGAGTAATGCATTGAATAGTACATTTAAGGGAAATCCTCCAAGAAGTCCTGTCCTGCTGGAATTAGCTAGG ATTCTAGAAAATCATTCCCTTTCCATACATTATTTCCAACGACTGATAGATATTCGTTTAGAACATCTAAAGAATCCTATGTTTCTGGATCTGCGtgcaatagaaaaatatacagaatatagtACTTCTTCTATTTATTACCTAATATTGGAAGCGCATAGTATTCATAGTGTTAAAGCAGTTCATGCTGCAAGTCATATGGGAAAAGCACATggcataattaatataattcgATCTATTCCTTATAATGCCAAAAATAGAGTAAACATGATGCCGCAagatattttaatgaaacatgGTGTTTCTACAGAAGCCATATTCCAGGGTGAAGTCAgtcaaaatctgaaaaatgcaATATATGATATTACTTCTTTTGGAACGAAACATTTAAGCATG GCAACATCTTTTTCAAGAGACCTAGATAGTGACTATACGCAACACATCTTTTTACCGAAAGTCTGTCTATACAGTTATATAAAGAAATTAAGTAAAGCAGATTATAATATATTTGATACAAAATTGCACAGAAGGAATTATTTACTAGCTCTAGACCTGTTTGTGCAGAAATGGTTTACTGTATCaaaataa
- the Rabex-5 gene encoding rabaptin-5-associated exchange factor for Rab5 gives MYSTKTPSLRIDEADLKCKNGCGFYGNAEWQGYCSKCHREYLQKQRSQTESNVSGQGYDTQSLNRSLSSAQQKYEEKKVQQEKKYKLLNISFRKPTTKAQGYQDYMTELLNELTKDNSDLEKVKAENRDLISMIAKTPAERDVRKCMHSFILDILQNKDVKRIEELSEIIQNFYQVFAKRLENNPKYADITPEIKEKLLDYIERYTMTLLYRILFCPPFTNDEEKDLAIQKRIRQLNWVSGKNLECRIHETSAEVRELVYSSITDLLNMDSVKAPQEKLSCVIYCCRNIFLMLQQSVGGPASADEFLPALIFIVLKANPARLKSNINFVTRFCNASRLMTGEGGYYFTNLCCAVSFIENLTAASLNMDEKDFNSYMSGERVPANTWESALMICESLHLMCEDITLLDEMKAKTTEMVNETLDLKEKMLRFQEEIESEVNTVLERTPLLITHSQRLPTNLDCEDIESYQLPPPIIPQVCTTTATNSTQQNDMRISLIDDCVTPSPTFDFPSFMGDDSFDVSKAEDETSLISLDAQCDFDVQQEKTSNELLVPTNLHLASTAEPEKEDYHGFTVQGSNIPTIPCNTGDLSLNSTETDCENFSSYFHNV, from the exons ATGTATTCGACGAAAACTCCTTCCTTAAGAATTGATGAAGCAGATCTCAAGTGCAAAAAtggttgcggattttatggaaacGCCGAATGGCAAGGTTATTGTAGCAAATGTCATCGAGagtatttacaaaaacaaagaTCTCAAACAGAGAGTAATGTTTCTGGACAAGGATATGATAC CCAGTCGTTAAATCGGAGTTTAAGTAGTGCTCAACAGAAATATGAAGAGAAGAAAGTACAACAAGAAAAGAAGTACAAGTTGCTGAACATATCTTTTCGTAAGCCGACTACAAAAG CACAGGGATATCAAGACTATATGACTgaattattaaatgaattaaCAAAAGACAATTCGGATCTGGAGAAAGTAAAAGCAGAAAATCGTGACCTAATAAGCATGATTGCTAAAACACCAGCAGAAAGAGATGTTAGAAAATGTATGCATTCTTTTATACTCGACATACTTCAAAATAAGGATGTAAAGAGAATAGAAGAACTTTCGGAAATCATACAAAACTTTTATCAAGTATTTGCTAAGCGTTTAGAAAATAATCCCAAATATGCAG ACATAACACcagaaattaaagaaaaattattagattataTTGAACGATATACTATGACTTTACTCTACAGGATACTCTTCTGTCCACCCTTTACAAATGATGAAGAAAAGGATTTAGCAATACAAAAAAG AATTCGACAATTAAATTGGGTCAGTGGAAAAAATTTAGAATGCAGGATACATGAAACCAGCGCAGAGGTTAGAGAACTAGTCTATAGTTCAATAACAG ATTTATTAAACATGGATTCTGTTAAAGCTCCACAAGAAAAACTTTCTTGCGTTATTTATTGttgtagaaatatatttttaatgttacAACAGTCCGTTGGTGGACCTGCATCGGCAGACGAATTTCTTCCCGCCTTAATTTTCATTGTTCTAAAAGCTAATCCTGCACGCCTTAAAAGCAATATTAACTTTGTTACTAGGTTTTGTAATGCAAGCAGATTAATGACTGGGGAAGGTGGATATTACTTCACAAATCTG tGTTGCGCTGTATctttcattgaaaatttaacAGCTGCATCATTGAATATGGACGAAAAAGATTTTAATTCTTACATGTCCGGAGAACGTGTACCCGCCAACACTTGGGAATCTGCTCTGATGATATGTGAA AGTTTACACTTAATGTGTGAAGACATAACACTTCTCGATGAAATGAAAGCAAAAACAACAGAAATGGTGAACGAAACGTTAGATTTAAAAGAAAAGATGTTACGGTTTCAAGAAGAAATTGAGTCAGAGGTAAATACAGTTTTGGAGAGAACACCATTACTGATTACACATAGTCAACGATTGCCAACTAATTTGGACTGTGAAGATATAGAAAGTTACCAGTTACCACCTCCAATTATTCCACAA GTTTGTACTACTACAGCTACTAATTCCACCCAACAAAACGACATGAGAATCTCTTTAATAGACGACTGCGTGACTCCATCTCCTACTTTCGATTTTCCCTCTTTCATGGGTGATGATAGCTTCGATGTGAGCAAAGCGGAGGATGAAACTAGTCTCATAAGCTTAGATGCACAATGTGATTTTGATGTCCAGCAAGAGAAAACTTCAAATGAATTATTAGTACCAACTAATTTACATTTAGCTTCTACAGCAGAACCGGAAAAGGAAGATTATCACGGGTTTACTGTACAGGGTTCCAACATACCTACAATTCCATGCAACACTGGGGACTTATCCCTTAATTCTACAGAAACCGATTGTGAAAATTTTTCGAGCTATTTCCATAATGTATAA
- the Uqcc1 gene encoding ubiquinol-cytochrome c reductase complex assembly factor 1 translates to MYCTRMLSLRKKELVSSTLKYVMERQCIVTNNVDFSTRLQCRQFCKNVNATNTSTDIPKVVTGPEGLKKFFIRVGITRYRLMALGYLRYGHIVNKLNYSAFYEEFKMPDTFFSWFLVTELHVWMLMVRYMGEGKDGKLVRYNLVEAMWKDIDGRVNKLGQISAKIKKKQIMRLSAQFNAALIDYDEGILSEDKVLAAAIWRMFFNSENNNPEQIEKVVIYVRKQIYLLDQIPSEEILRNTKLEWIDLRSVR, encoded by the exons ATGTACTGTACAAGAATGTTATCACTTCGAAAG AAGGAATTAGTGTCTTCCACATTAAAATATGTTATGGAACGCCAATGTATTGTTACAAATAATGTAGATTTTTCAACGAGGCTACAGTGTCGTCagttttgtaaaaatgttaATGCAACTAATACATCAACAGATATACCTAAAGTAGTAACTGGACCTGAGggacttaaaaaatttttcatcaGAGTAGGCATCACCAGATAC agATTAATGGCATTAGGTTATCTAAGATATGGACATATAGTTAACAAACTCAACTATTCAGCATTTTACGAAG aatttaaaatgcCAGACACATTCTTCTCTTGGTTTTTAGTCACAGAATTGCATGTTTGGATGTTAATGGTACGTTATATGGGTGAAGGAAAGGATGGTAAACTAGTTCGATATAATCTGGTAGAAGCTATGTGGAAAGATATTGATGGCAGAGTGAATAAGCTTGGT CAAATTAGTGCAAagataaaaaagaaacaaataatgcGGTTATCAGCACAATTTAATGCTGCTCTCATTGATTACGATGAAGGAATTTTATCAGAGGATAAGGTATTGGCTGCAGCAATTTGGAGAATGTTTTTCAATTCAGAGAATAACAATCCAGAGCAGATTGAAAAAGTTGTAATTTATGTGAGAAAGCAG ATTTACTTATTAGATCAGATACCATCCGAAGAAATTCTTCGTAATACAAAGTTGGAATGGATTGACTTGAGAAGTGTTAGGTAG
- the LOC143358604 gene encoding sphingomyelin phosphodiesterase 1, whose product MWVNKLILFVLFLSVNSSTIRSIEEVDVDELAYEIDLWASTNGTTVLFEEMIEHLRIPTEIHNSDWRTFSQGADIAMCAICRATAKLYMDLRRKGMTAEEIQKQITKLCVLLNVQKERVCKGVIELNIPTVLYIVDTKPNLTADTICGVIFESKSCPLANPEFEWSIVIDNSSAIEIAENEAEEPLKILQLTDFHYDPAYEPRGNAQCGEPLCCRKGQNNTNVKSLAGYWGDYNSCDTPWHAIVDALTHINDTHRDINYVYFTGDVIDHGVWETSREGNTKSLVKIYKKIYETFGNIPVYPILGNHEPHPLNQFAPKNITLDDITTNWLYELVADLWIGYGWLPESTRGTIHHGGYYTVSPTKGFRVIALNSNICYSYNWWLWYTPRDPDNQLQWLADTLRKAEENQEFVHILSHIPVNTNACLKTWKREYIKIINRYSHIIKAEFNGHSHNDEVAIFYNSNSEAQNIAWNGGSITGFSKLNPNYKVYNVNGSNYAVNDYQNWMYDIGSANKDVNKRPKWFKSYSFKAEYGLPELSAGSLNNWLHAALNNETLVNKYYNNFFKHAEPSLKENCNLDCKKQYLNRIIINPIPDN is encoded by the exons ATGTGGGTGAACAAGTTAATACTCTTCGTGCTCTTTCTGAGCGTTAACAGTTCCACCATCCGGAGTATAGAAG AAGTGGATGTAGACGAGCTTGCATACGAAATTGATCTCTGGGCAAGCACGAATGGCACAACAGTGTTATTTGAAGAAATGATCGAACACTTGCGAATCCCGACGGAAATACATAATTCCGATTGGCGGACTTTCTCGCAAGGTGCAGATATCGCTATGTGCGCGATATGCCGTGCAACTGCGAAACTATATATGGATTTGCGAAGGAAAGGAATGACTGCGGAGGAAATCCAAAAACAGATCACCAAATTATGCGTGTTACTGAACGTACAGAAGGAAAGAGTTTGTAAAGGAGTCATCGAATTGAATATA CCTACTGTTCTATACATAGTAGATACGAAACCAAACTTGACGGCAGATACAATTTGCGGTGTTATCTTCGAATCaaaatcctgtcctctagctaATCCTGAATTTGAGTGGAGCATTGTTATCGACAACAGTTCTGCTATAGAAATCGCCGAAAATGAAGCAGAGGAACCGTTGAAAATTTTGCAACTTACCGATTTTCATTATGATCCTGCTTACGAACCACGTGGTAATGCACAGTGTGGAGAACCGCTTTGTTGTCGAAAAGGGCAGAATAATACTAACGTAAAATCACTGGCTGGATATTGGGGTGATTATAATTCCTGTGACACACCCTGGCATGCTATCGTTGACGCTTTGACTCACATAAATGACACACATCGG GATATAAATTATGTATACTTTACTGGTGATGTGATAGACCATGGAGTATGGGAAACTTCGAGGGAAGGAAATACAAAAAGTCTTGTAaaaatttataagaaaatttatgAAACCTTTGGAAACATTCCAGTATACCCAATCCTTGGAAATCATGAGCCACATCCTTTGAACCA ATTTGCGCCAAAAAACATAACATTAGATGATATAACTACAAATTGGTTGTATGAGTTAGTAGCAGATTTATGGATTGGTTACGGTTGGTTACCCGAATCAACACGTGGTACAATACATCATGGAGGGTATTATACCGTTTCTCCAACAAAAGGATTCAGAGTCATAGCTTTGAATTCCAATATTTGCTATAGCTATAATTG GTGGCTGTGGTACACTCCAAGGGACCCAGACAATCAATTACAGTGGCTTGCAGATACACTTCGTAAAGCAGAAGAAAACCAAGAATTTGTACATATTTTATCTCATATTCCTGTTAATACCAACGCGTGTTTAAAAACATGGAAAcgagaatatataaaaataatcaatAGATATTCTCATATCATAAAAGCAGAATTCAATGGCCATTCACATAACGATGAAGTGGCAATATTTTACAATTCAAATTCTGAAGCACAAAACATTGCTTGGAATGGTGGTAGTATAACTGGTTTCTCAAAATTGAATCCAAATTACAAAGTTTACAATGTAAATGGTAGTAATTAT GCAGTAAATGATTACCAGAACTGGATGTATGATATTGGTTCTGCAAATAAGGATGTAAATAAAAGACCAAAATGGTTCAAATCGTATTCTTTTAAAGCAGAGTATGGTCTTCCAGAACTGTCAGCTGGATCATTAAACAATTGGCTACATGCAGCATTAAATAATGAGACACTTGTCAACAAGTATTACAA TAATTTTTTCAAGCATGCAGAGCCTTCATTGAAGGAGAATTGTAATCTCGACTGTAAGAAACAGTATTTAAATCGAATAATTATAAATCCTATTCcggataattaa